The Cottoperca gobio chromosome 22, fCotGob3.1, whole genome shotgun sequence genome contains a region encoding:
- the LOC115027274 gene encoding BTB/POZ domain-containing protein 6-B-like — translation MPTADCRLLHHGRIMRCLTYLLLLPETLKKSKKVAKLPGRLPVCYEILTLSLTSSKKKKQQQQEEEEKMAAELYPAANTNNTNLSNGTTVADTEKTKEVQVSQASSSAATTPTTQHNINNNNVDPPSWQCSHPTLRERNALMFNNELMADVHFIVGPLGGSQKVPAHKYVLAVGSSVFCAMFYGDLAEEESEIHIPDVEPAAFLILLKYMYSDEIDLEADTVLATLYAAKKYIVPALAKACVTFLETSLEAKNACVLLSQSRLFEEPELTQRCWEVIDAQAELALCSEGFCEIDLQTLEIILRRETLNTKEVVVFEAVMNWATAECKRQGLGPTTRNRRDVLGKALFLVRIPSMSLEEFADGAAQCDILTLEETHNLFLWYTAAKKPDLDFPLMEREGLAPQRCHRFQSSAYRSNQWRYRGRCDSIQFAVDKRIFIAGLGLYGSSGGKAEYSVKIELKRQGVTLAQNVTKFVSDGSSSTFPVWFEHPVQVEQEAFYTVSAVLDGNELSYFGQEGMTEVQYGKVTFQFQCSSDSTNGTGVQGGQIPELVFYA, via the exons ATGCCAACGGCAGACTGCAGGTTGCTCCATCATGGCCGGATCATGAGGTGTTTGACTTATCTACTCCTACTTCCAGAAACACTGAAAAAGTCAAAGAAGGTCGCCAAGCTCCCGGGCAGGCTGCCGGTATGTTATGAGATCCTGACTCTGTCCCTGACGagcagcaagaagaagaagcagcagcagcaggaggaggaggagaagatggcTGCGGAGTTGTACCCCGCCGccaacaccaacaacaccaacCTGTCCAACGGCACCACGGTAGCGGACACCGAGAAGACCAAGGAGGTGCAGGTGAGCCAGGCCAGCAGCAGCGCGGCGACCACCCCGACCACCCAgcacaacatcaacaacaacaacgtagACCCACCGAGCTGGCAGTGCAGCCACCCGACACTGAGAGAGAG gaatgCCTTGATGTTTAACAATGAGCTGATGGCTGATGTCCACTTCATTGTTGGCCCCTTGGGGGGGTCGCAGAAGGTTCCAGCACACAAG tATGTGCTGGCCGTGGGAAGCTCGGTTTTCTGTGCCATGTTTTACGGCGATCTGGCAGAGGAGGAGTCTGAGATCCATATCCCAGATGTGGAACCTGCTGCTTTTCTAATTCTGCTGAA GTACATGTACAGCGATGAGATCGACCTGGAAGCAGACACGGTGCTGGCCACCCTGTATGCTGCCAAGAAGTACATCGTTCCTGCACTGGCCAAGGCCTGCGTCACCTTCCTGGAAACAAGCCTGGAGGCCAAGAACGCCTGTGTGCTGCTTTCACAGAGCCGCCTGTTCGAGGAGCCCGAGCTGACGCAGCGCTGCTGGGAGGTGATCGACGCTCAGGCGGAGCTCGCTCTGTGCTCTGAGGGTTTCTGTGAGATCGATCTGCAGACACTGGAGATCATCCTGCGGAGGGAGACGCTCAACACCAAGGAGGTGGTGGTGTTTGAGGCCGTTATGAACTGGGCCACAGCGGAGTGCAAGCGACAAGGTTTGGGGCCCACAACCCGCAACAGAAGAGATGTCCTCGGCAAGGCGCTGTTCTTGGTGCGCATCCCCTCCATGAGCCTGGAGGAGTTTGCAGACGGGGCGGCGCAATGCGATATCCTGACACTGGAGGAGACGCACAATTTGTTCCTGTGGTACACTGCGGCCAAAAAGCCCGATCTGGACTTCCCTCTGATGGAGAGGGAGGGTTTGGCGCCTCAGAGGTGCCACCGCTTCCAGTCCTCAGCCTACCGGAGCAACCAGTGGCGCTACCGTGGCCGGTGTGACAGCATTCAGTTCGCTGTCGACAAGAGGATCTTTATCGCCGGTCTGGGGCTGTACGGGTCGAGCGGCGGCAAAGCGGAGTACAGTGTCAAAATCGAACTTAAGAGACAAGGAGTGACCCTGGCGCAGAACGTGACAAAGTTTGTGTCGGATGGATCGAGCAGTACGTTTCCAGTGTGGTTCGAGCATCCTGTTCAGGTGGAGCAGGAAGCGTTCTACACGGTGAGCGCCGTGCTGGACGGGAATGAACTGAGCTATTTTGGCCAGGAGGGAATGACGGAGGTGCAGTATGGGAAGGTGACATTTCAATTCCAGTGCTCCTCCGACAGCACCAACGGGACTGGAGTACAGGGAGGACAGATCCCCGAGCTTGTGTTCTATGcataa